One Hevea brasiliensis isolate MT/VB/25A 57/8 chromosome 6, ASM3005281v1, whole genome shotgun sequence genomic window, gacttactaatttttctttgacattttcaatgtcaattacacctcagtagacctttaattatgtcccgaaaatattttcctgggttccccgcagtccaggctagtcaacggtcatcgccgtaacttcttgatgcggtcacccatcgttacaggttcggctcatttaacttagtcacattttatctcttttattttttcttaatttttctcatcacatatttcattattttatacttcctcactatcaattaagtgtagttctagacattctgacttttcaggatagacattagccgtcggaacagtgGAATATATGGATtacgtaaagtgaggatgttacaactctttccctctaaaaaggaatttcgttcTTGAAATTCATCGAATTCAAACAACTAtcttatcgttatctcataattctattcacttttctatcattgttttcttttgcctttattttttctactcatgaaagtctattattcattagttctctgatttctcacactgaaatccttactggtccttcagtctcttttaccaattctaactctgttaaattaccctttgtgtaggtattctgcatttatctcatacaagaccttataccatggtatcttcatgcttatttaataaatatcactatacataaactccatcaatggaaggtatctattcttgcttccagagggaatagcactacaacttttaaatataatttcaaatacctaaatcattcttttctgataaaaatatcaaaataattgtaagactctatatcaatgtctagatatcttttcccaactcagttcaacgtactgGTGTTCTACACTTTTTTCcgttacagtgtttcatagggtgctgtttgtatgctagcttgacacttattattatatacaaattttgttagtgggaggtatctgtcccatctaccctaggattcaatgacacaaattctcagtatattctcgagggcttatcacatattacaggttattattatcatttcatttcattatttacaggaactcaataagtttcagaatttacctgaattacttgtttcgactgtccatccgtctgaggatgataagtcgtactgatatctctaagcttataaaaattactatagtacaggtagttcacattagtgTAACTGAgtgactgactctagctaccttacaagtgtgatCTTTCAGtatgctagttctgaagtttaaatttttaactagaattttcacatttatttttcgtaatagtactctattcgggcgtaactgtatcaaatcacagactacttacaaatattctcattttattgtaccacgaggaagcacgtagctctatacaataatcccatgtcagtactgtaatctgcagcttacaatacaaacatcgagaatattacatagtcactacattataaccttttgaactaggttttctacttctttttctaatgccctctgcgactctgagtcaatatcttaactttgaataatcaaaagtaaacagatctgcattagtgttacctcgactctgATGAATGCAATgtatgtatgcacactagttctttctacttatctgtgcctaggaacgtttaaactgtgctctgaccataactttccagtgcggtcacccatcgctacgggttagGCTCGttcaacttagtcacattttatctcttttatttttatttaatttttctcatcacatatttcattattttatacttcctcactgtcaattaagtgtagttccagacatttcgacttttcggagtagacattagccgtcggaacagtggaacatacgaattacgtaaagtgaggatgttataatttttattttttaattatattaattaattcttttaatatATCATGTGTCaattttttaagaattaaatggCTTATTTTTGTAAAGCATTTTCTATGGTTTAGTTTTCATATATATAGACTAGATAATTATCTATGCTTTTGCATGttgctaaaaataattttaacatataaaattaagcacattttaaacaaaatattttTGCTGACTATAATAATTAACAAatcatgaaattttaattttaattttatttaattatcacattttaaattaaattcccaattcctcctaaattaattatatgaaatatgaTTCAAGTACATTAGTAATGATCTATTcatcaatttttataaaattaatgtaTAACATTCGATGAAGCATACATGGAATGAATTGTGAAATTGGAAAAAAATAATCCATGATAAAAATACATGAGTACTATGAATTACTTGGCattaaagaaacaaaaatatAGTTATATCTAtataaactaaaaaaataatataataaatttaattattatggccTTGAATTTTACTaatcaattaataaataaaataatcgtttaaaatagaaagaaaattaaatactaaatatcaatgcttattaattataaataaattaataattatatggtAACTGTTAcatgataatattaaaaataattgtcGCATAATAACTCTAAATATAATGATGCATTATATAATAATCCCTTTGAAGTTTATGctctttaatttaaaaattttaaaaatattttaattttattttaatgaaattaaagtgtattatgtaatattttaaaaaataaaaaaaattataaaaatttgggGGTAAAAATAGTGTATGCGGCCCCTTAAAAAAAATTGCACAAGAAAGTTCATAAAGAGGGTGGGCATTGgtcttaaataataataataataataataataataataataataataataataaaataagagtTACGTCAGTTACGAGAATTACCCGGCAATCAgcattaaagaaagaaaaaaaagatatCCCTCCCCAGAAGAATAAGAGGAGCGTTACACAGACCAAGGGGCAAATCAGAAAAAGCACATGAGAAGAAATTAGACGTCAATCAGCCAACGGGCGTCAAACTCCCTGTCAAACCTCAACTCCCCCAGACGCATTCCACATTCGCATACTTCCAAGTTCCTTCCCTTTCCGCAATTATCAGTCTttgagaaattatttttttaatacgcATCGTACTTtatacatatttttttaatttatcttttttaaaatattttagaacctatataaaattttaatccagctcaattagagatgagtaaaatttaattaaaactaaaattaattaatttaaaaattcaatttaattaatttaaaattttaattttattgatataaatcgattaaaaaaaattaaaaaaataaattaaatcaaaataaataaaattgatatattttcttcttatttaattCAATATGGAGCCTAATGGTTAACAAGCGCAATGTAAAGATTGAAGGTCTTGAAATCAATTCTCCCCatcagtaaatttttttttaccaCTTTCACGAATGTTAATCATCCATTTCTCGTGTCTCAACCGTTCAATTCACAATATATAAACATATCTTTTTTATTAACCATATCAAGCAGGCAAGATAATGGGTCGGATGATATGATCAACTCCTTTTGGATGGATGACACTAGGAATCTAATTTGAGTTTTATATATTGAAAactcattttttaaatttatttatataaataattaattaaatataaattatatatttttataataatatttataaaaattattaattaaaatatttaaaattttaagatttaaatattatttaaataataataattaattttaaaacgcgttcaaatattttaaaataaattttaagtaaattttaaaataaattcaaatattaaaaatattaatagaaTTTAAGTTCGAATAGAATAATTTGGCCACCCCTCACTTCTCATTTCTTACCGTATCATTTCTGTTATCTTCTTTTGCAAAAGACAAACACACAGAAGCTTCTCAAGTGCCATATCCTCTCTTCCATATGCAAAAGCAAATAACACAAACCTCTCTTTTCTACCGCAAACAAAAGAAAGTACACACAAAAATCTAATTCTTGTAAGTTGTGGATCTAGATTTTTCCTTAATCAactttgcttcttcttctttattCTTTAAAAATTTCTACATAGTTTCTGTTAGCTATTCAAATTTCTCTAGAAGACTCAGGATGTAATGATATTTTATTTTGTCTAATCATGTAAGCTTGTATAAATTATGACTTATGAATGAAAACATTGAGAATGTCTTTCAGCAATTGTGGGCTCTGTTTTTTCTCTcttcaattaattttttcataataTGGCATTAGAGTAACATTGATCTTTAAAAGGATTGTGAGTGTTTAAGAGAGAAAATCAGGAAGACTTCCCCTCGTTAAAGACATCGAACACTTCATAATTAAAAGAATGGCTTCCTATAGTTATTCAACTTAAACTCCATTTACCTTTAGTGGAGAAAACTACCCTGTTTAGGTAATAAAGATGAAGGCTTATTTGAGAGCATTTGATTTGTGGGAGATTGTTGAGACACGTAAAAACCCAACACCTTTACCTTAAAATCTCTCTCTTGCACTTATGAAGATGCATGGTAAAGAACGTGTAAAGAAATTTAAGACTTTTATCAGCTATGCATGCATCTATTATAGATGTTATATTCACAAAAATAATGATTTTGTGAGACTACAAAACAAGCTTAAGACAAGCTTGAGGAGTATCAAAGGTAATGACAAAACAAGACTCATTCAAGTACTATATTTGTGGAAGTAGTTTGAAGTTTTAAAGATGAAGAATCTGAGGGTGGAATAAGAAATTAATCTTTTTGAGactgaaaataaatattaaaaagaaattaaataaaatcttgATAAGAATACAGgaactaaaataaaaatatataatattaagagatgaaaaattaaataatataaaaatatgaatgaaatttttTTAAGTGCAAAGttcaaaacaaaaataaaaatactaaaagaGAAAATAGTAGTTTTTTTAGAAAATGCACTAAATTTTAtcggtaaaattttaaattcaaaaattttatgggagcaattagtaatttttttgaaaaactTACTAAAGTTTtaggtaaaattataattttgaaaacttTTAAAAGGCAAACaataattttttgtaaaatattaaagtttataggtaaaattataattttgaaaacttttgagggactaacttgttttaattttttttttagaaaaaaagttgaaaataaataaattgccATATAGTTTTTCATACATTAAATACTAATTTTTAATTTGCCCTTTAGATAGAGTACAAATAAACACCGACGTATACATTACATCCCCCACTACTACACCCAcaacacacactctctctctaaCATTTTCTCTTTCTGCAACAAACGACGACACACTCCACGCTGGCAAGATTCCTCAACCCTTTTCCTTTCCCTTATCTCTCCCCGCATCTGCTAACCTTAACAGAAATTTTCCCGGAAACAAACGGACCTTCTCAATCTCTATCCTATCTCCATCGCAATCCCTGCTTCTCCATCATGTCgtctcttttcttctttttcttcttcatcgTATACATCTCTGCGCCTCCCACCTACTCCAGTAATTAAATATAACAAAACCAAATCCCAACTTccctaataatataatttttacttgTTTAAATCAATCTTCACACATGGGCTGTGCCACTTCCAAGGTTGACGATCTTCCGGCGGTGTTGCTCTGCCGCGACCGCTGTGCTTTTCTTGATGAAGCTATTCTTCAGCGCTTTGCTCTTGCTGAAGCCCACAATGCTTATATTCACTCCTTGAGAATGATTGGTGGTTCTTTGCATCATTTTATCGAACAAGATTGTACTGGTTCTGGGTTTGTTCCTTTATCTCCTAAGCTCAATTTGCCTCCTCAAAGAAAAGGCGATCCGGTCAGTCTCAGTGATGAAGGTACTAGTTCACCGAAGAAGGCTAACATAGCTCACCACTCACACTCCAACTCTGGTTCCCACCTTCACTTTCACTCTGATTCTGATGACGACGATGATAATATCTCGCATCTCCACCATTCTGATCATTCCTCGCCTTTGCACGGCGTCGGTGGCGGTGGAGGTCATATCGAGTATATGCCTTCGGAGTACATGGGTGCTGAGCAAGATTCATATTCCGGAGGTGGGTTTCTACACATGAATTATATGAAGAATAAAGCCACCACGCCGTCTGTGGTTTATGAGCAGAGGCCTATGACTTCAGAGACTGTTCATTTCGGtgaatcttcatcttcttcttattTTTATCCCAATAATCCTTATCCGATGAATTATTTTGGATATCCAAATTATGGTGCTGGTGGCGGCCCAATGACTGGGTCTTACGGGCCTCCCCTTCCTTACGGATCTTCATCTACACAGCCTGCGGCGGCTTCTTCGTCAAAGCCGCCGCCGCCGCCGCCGCCGCCTCCTTCGCCTCCGTCAGGTTgggattttttgaatttttttgaaaGCCATGATAATTACTATCCTACTTACACCCCAAGTAGAGACTCGAAGGAGTTGAGGGAAGAGGAGGGAATTCCTGATTTGGAAGATGAGGATTACCAACAAGAGGTCGTGAAGGAGGTCCACGGACACGAGAAGTATGTTGATGGTGGTGGAGGTGGTGCTAAGGCTAATCATTATTCGAAATCAGTGATGATGGACGATGGGGATGTTAAGGTTGGTGGTGATAGTGAGGCCTCCCTTTATCAAACTAGACCAAAAGTGTCAATGGATAACGATGGACTGGAGTATGAGGTGCATGTGGTGGAGAAGAAAGTGGTTGATGATGAGAGGTCGGAGGAGCACAGAAATGCCGGATTCAGGCGAGGAGGTGGTTTGCGGGATGTCTCTCAAGTTGCTTTCGAAATCAAGATTCTATTTGAGAGAGCTTCTGATTCTGGGAAAGAAATTGCCCAGATGCTTGAAGTGGGTAGGCTTCCTTATCAGCGTAGACATGGTGGGTATAAAATGTTCATTCtctaggatttttttttctttaaaaatattgATGACGTTATTTTTATATTGCCATGGTCTTATACGCTTTCTTGATCTGTATGAGTTCTTGTGTTTTTGGTGTTAGGGTCAACtagatttttaaatatataatagttTCTGATtggtttatatatattatttaagtgAACTGGATTTCACTTAGCTAGAGTTTAACTTGCAATTCTTGATCTTTGTGAATCAGTTTCTAAGATGTTGCATGTAGTCACTCCTTCATTATCTTTAGTATCCTCACAGCCATCTACTTCCAAAAGTGCTGAGGCCTCATCTTCCACGGACAAGACTGATCCAGCGTACTTGGAAATAGATGAAGATTTGAAGATGAGGTCGAAAAACCTTTCTGCTACCTTGCATAAGCTGCATCTTTGGGAGAAGAAACTCTATAATGAAGTTAAGGTATGCTGTGTATTTTTTATTTCTAGAGCAGCTGGATTAAAGATTAGCTACCTGAATAGAATATCCAAACTTGACATAATTCTTTCAGTTGTCCCGTACAATTTTGCTTTTTGATCAATTCAAACTTTCCTTCTTATGCTCTACCaagtttcctctttttttttttttttttttttttttttttaaatcattttatacgaGCAACTCCCAAACCCACACCCCCCCCCCTTTCTCCTTCTTTCCTACCATTAAATTCGTTTCAAATCCAATCCTTTTTGAACCTTTTATGTTGTCTAATTTTATGTTTATGTTCATTAATCTTTGCTTACTGTAAGGTGATATATTTATCATGATTTTGCTTTGAAATCTTATTATAGGAAAAGTGTTGTGTTCTTCATGTTTCTTTCAGATAGCCTCTTTGTTTGACATGGATTAGAATTCACCTATAAAACTATACTATTTCTGGTGATAATGTCTTTATAGGATATATGAGCTAAGTTTTCTTTTATGGATAAAAAATTTATCTGGTATTCTTTTTGGTTTTTTGGTGGTATTGTTGCTGCAATATGGATTCAGAACACTGAAGTAATATTGGATTCTACATTCTTTATTGAATGGTTGTTCTTAACTAGAGATACCATCATTTTGTTATTGCAGGCTGAGGAGAAAATGCGGGTAGTTCATGAGAGGAAGTGCCGTAAGCTGAAGCGTTTGGATGAGAGGGGTGCTGAAGCTCATAAAGTTGAT contains:
- the LOC110641555 gene encoding protein ALTERED PHOSPHATE STARVATION RESPONSE 1; this encodes MGCATSKVDDLPAVLLCRDRCAFLDEAILQRFALAEAHNAYIHSLRMIGGSLHHFIEQDCTGSGFVPLSPKLNLPPQRKGDPVSLSDEGTSSPKKANIAHHSHSNSGSHLHFHSDSDDDDDNISHLHHSDHSSPLHGVGGGGGHIEYMPSEYMGAEQDSYSGGGFLHMNYMKNKATTPSVVYEQRPMTSETVHFGESSSSSYFYPNNPYPMNYFGYPNYGAGGGPMTGSYGPPLPYGSSSTQPAAASSSKPPPPPPPPPSPPSGWDFLNFFESHDNYYPTYTPSRDSKELREEEGIPDLEDEDYQQEVVKEVHGHEKYVDGGGGGAKANHYSKSVMMDDGDVKVGGDSEASLYQTRPKVSMDNDGLEYEVHVVEKKVVDDERSEEHRNAGFRRGGGLRDVSQVAFEIKILFERASDSGKEIAQMLEVGRLPYQRRHVSKMLHVVTPSLSLVSSQPSTSKSAEASSSTDKTDPAYLEIDEDLKMRSKNLSATLHKLHLWEKKLYNEVKAEEKMRVVHERKCRKLKRLDERGAEAHKVDATRTLIRTLSTKIKFSIQVVDKISVTINNIRDEELWPQLNELIQGLTRMWKRMLECHQNQCQAIKEAKGLGSIGSGKKLGDDHLKATLQLEHDLLKWTSSFSSWIGAQKGYVRALNSWLGKCLLYEPEETPDGIAPFSPGRMGAPPVFVICNQWAQAMDTISEKEVIDAMRIFASSVLKLWEQDKLEMRQRMMMNKDLERKVRNLDREDQKIHKEIQALDKKIVLVAGDSYNLSVAGNIVYQSDTSNSSLQGSLQRIFEAMEKFMADSTKAYEELIQRSEEERLAREHERVS